TACCAGGCTTTGATGAAACACGCGCATAGTTTTTTCTTTCTAATATTGTATTAATAAAAGATGATTTACCAACATTTGAACGACCACACATCGCTACTTCTGGTTTATCATGTTCAGGATATTGTTTTTTTGAAACTGCACTTATAAGCAGATCAACATTATGTGTATTTAACTTTTTCATCTTTATTCTCCAAATACTATTTTAAATACTTCTTGAATACTGTCAACGGAATAGATAGTTAATTTTTCAAGTACTTCTTTCGGAATATCAATTAGATCTTTTTTATTCTTAGTCGGAATAATTATTGTATTAATATTCATCTTTTCGGAACTTAAAATCTTCTCTTTAACCCCACCTATTGGTAAAACTTTTCCATGTAAAGTCATTTCTCCAGTCATCGCTATGTTATTATCAACTGGTTTTTTAGTTAATGCAGAATACACCGAAGTAGTAATAGTTATACCAGCAGATGGTCCATCTTTAGGAACAGCACCTTCAGGAACGTGTAGATGTATGTCTATTTCTGAGAAATTAATATTCTCAATATTAAGATTTTCAGCATTAGATCTTAAATAAGAAATCGCCATTTGTGCTGATTCTTTCATTACATCCCCTAGTTTTCCTGTAAGAATAATCTTACCATTTCCTTTAGATACACTTGTTTCAATTTCTAGAGTATCTCCACCAACAACTGTATAAGCTAGACCATTAACTAAACCAATCTCAGGTTTAACATTTTTATCTTTTGAACTATATTTTTCAGGTCCAGCAAAATCCTCAAGGTTAGTAACACCTACTTTGATTTTCTCTTCTCCTTGAAGAACTTTTAGTGCAGCTTTTCTACAAATAGAACCAAATACTCTCTCTAAATTCCTTACACCAGCCTCATAAGTATATCCATTTATTATCTTATTAATCGCCTGTTTACTAAAGGTAATTTGACCTTTTTTAAGACCATTTTCTTTAATTTGACGTGGTATTAAATATTTCGCAGCGATATTTTCTTTTTCTTTAATAGTATAAGATTCAAGTTCAATTACTTCCATCCTATCTCTAAGTGGAGCTGGAATTAAACTCAAATTGTTAGCTGTCGCAATAAATAATACTTTTGATAAGTCAAATGGAATATCTAAGTAATGATCTACAAATTCATTGTTTTGAGCTGAATCAATTACCTCTAGCATAGCTGCTGCAGGGTCACCTTTTATATCAGAAGCCATTTTATCAATTTCATCTAACAAAACAACTGGATTCTTAGTTTTTATTTTCTTCAATGATTGAATAATTTTACCAGGTAAAGCACCAAGGTAAGTTCTTCTATGTCCACGAATTTCAGCTTCATCATGTACTCCACCTAAAGAAATACGAACAAAACTTCTTCCCATAGAAGCGGCGATTGATTTAGCTAATGAACTCTTACCTACACCTGGAGGTCCTGATAAACATAAAATTGGAGATTTCATATCATCTCTTAGTTTTTTAACCGCTAAAAATTCTAAAATTCTCTCCTTGATTTTTTCTAAACCATAGTGATCTTCATTAAGAATTTTTTCTGCATTCTTTATATCTATTTCATCAGCTGTTAGTATATTCCACGGAAGCGCAACAACAGTATCTAAATAAGTTCTAATGATAGAATGTTCAGGACTCATTACCGGTGTTTTTTCTAGCCTATCTACTTCTTTTAATAACACTGCTTTATCCTCTTCAG
This is a stretch of genomic DNA from Gemella haemolysans. It encodes these proteins:
- the lon gene encoding endopeptidase La; this translates as MTKYYLLENRDLFFPSNTYTIDVTDKKFLKTIKTIKKDKISVFVTYKRKPIDSYDDSFSEEDVFDSNGFNVFFGTYGQLTIDKKNKKYEYQCYGIAEVKSGVYNNNHVEHLEINIREVVDNGFDKTGLLNSIRTNFLNYLKRENFDIDYYKTDDLEKFINKNIKFFPIDKMLKQRVLFLLDLEKKTIFLNRSLEAFLVGNSFKREIDEKVRANIDTQQKEYFLREQMKVVQDELKQISPEDDDIEKIRQAINDIELSEEDKAVLLKEVDRLEKTPVMSPEHSIIRTYLDTVVALPWNILTADEIDIKNAEKILNEDHYGLEKIKERILEFLAVKKLRDDMKSPILCLSGPPGVGKSSLAKSIAASMGRSFVRISLGGVHDEAEIRGHRRTYLGALPGKIIQSLKKIKTKNPVVLLDEIDKMASDIKGDPAAAMLEVIDSAQNNEFVDHYLDIPFDLSKVLFIATANNLSLIPAPLRDRMEVIELESYTIKEKENIAAKYLIPRQIKENGLKKGQITFSKQAINKIINGYTYEAGVRNLERVFGSICRKAALKVLQGEEKIKVGVTNLEDFAGPEKYSSKDKNVKPEIGLVNGLAYTVVGGDTLEIETSVSKGNGKIILTGKLGDVMKESAQMAISYLRSNAENLNIENINFSEIDIHLHVPEGAVPKDGPSAGITITTSVYSALTKKPVDNNIAMTGEMTLHGKVLPIGGVKEKILSSEKMNINTIIIPTKNKKDLIDIPKEVLEKLTIYSVDSIQEVFKIVFGE